The Blautia pseudococcoides genome segment GTTTCTTTGAGCAATGCGATAACCTCGCTGCTGTTTTGGGAGTCCAAATTTCCTGTTGGCTCGTCTGCCAGAATCAGAAAAGGGCGGGTAATCAATGCGCGGCCAATCGCCACTCTCTGCTGTTGACCACCTGAAAGCTGACTGGGCAAATGATTGCGACGTTCTTTCAAATTCAGCACCGTCAACAGTTCCTCCAAATATCTCTTGTCCGGCTTTTGGTAATCCAGCAACAACGGAAAAACCATATTCTGTTCCACGGTCAACTCCGGGATCAGGTTGAACGCCTGAAAGATAAAACCGATGTTCCTGCGTCGGAACACGGTCAGCTTCCGATCGTTCATGGAAAAAATGTCCTTGCCATCAATCAGCACCTTGCCCGATGTCGGCGTGTCCAAAGCACCAATCATATTCAGTAGCGTACTTTTACCGGAACCGGATTCCCCGACGATTGCTATATACTCGCCCTTTGGGACAGAAAAGCTAACATCCTTCAATGCCTTGACTGCGGTTTCTCCGCTGCCATAGGTCTTACTTATATTTTTGACCTCTAATAAGTTCATAGTGCAAACACCTCTTTCTGAATGATTTTACCGTATAGGCAGGCTGTCTTTATTTGTCCTGCCTATGTTTGAAAGAATAGCACCTGAATATTACTGTAACCCTACAACCAGCCTACAATTTTGTAGGAATCAGAAAATTCATTGTGAAGGTTGTCCCTATGCCTAATTCGCTGTCAACCTCAATGGTGCCGTTATGTGCTTCAACGATTGCCTTTGCCAGAGGTAAACCCAGTCCAATCCCTTGCTTGTCCTTGGAAAAACGGCTGCGATAAAACCGCTTGAAAATATGATGTATATCCTCTGGGTGGATGCCACATCCATTATCCTTTATCACAATTTGAACACCGGATGGCAATGCCTTCCACGCAATGCGGATAGTAGCACCACTTTCCGTATGGTCAAACGCATTTTTCACAATATTGTCGATTGCCTCAGACAGCCAATCACGATCACAGAAAAGAGAAAGATGATCCGAGCCAGACAAAATGATTTTCTTCTTTTCCCGTCTGGCTCTATATGCAAAATGCAGTTCAATATCCCGCATCATATCCGCCACATTCTCTGTGGTCTTTTCCAACACGATGGCACCGGCATCCAGTTTTGTAATCTTGAGCAGGTTTTGCACCAGTGTTTCAATGCGGTCAAGTTCCTGTTCGGATAAATCAGCAAATTCTTTTACCGCACTCAATTCCATATCCCCGTCCTTAAGCAGACCATTATAAATATTCAAAGCAGCCAGCGGTGTTTTCAGTTGGTGGGAAATATCAGAGATTGTATTTTTCAAAAATTCCTTTTCCCGGAGTTCGTTATCTGCATGAGCATTTAAGACAGCCGCCAGAGAATTGACAGTATGAAACAACCGATATAGTTCGCCCTCATCATCACATTCAATACGGGCATTGTAATCGCCGTCAAGATACTCATGAAGCTGTGATACCGCCTGTTCCAGGACTTGATTTTGTTTTTTGAAATAGGAACAACACACCGCCAATATAGCCCCTCCTGCCAATACGAAAACGAGCAATAGGAACAAAGAAAACCGCTGATAGCACAACCATAAGAACCCTTGTGTCAACAGAAGGGAGGCTACCCAAATAACGGATACTGTAAGAAACAATTTTTTGATTTCTTTGTTTGCAAATATTTTCATAGTCCACCTCACCCAATCACATTCCATTTGTACCCCATTCCCCGAACTGTCAGAAGCATTTGTGGTTCACTCGGATTATCCTCGATCTTTATACGCAGCCGCCTCATATATACGGTAAGGGTACTGCTGTCAATATAATTTCCATCGCAGTCCCATAGCTTATCTAAAATTTGTTCTTTGGTAAGTACCATGTTCGGGTTTCTCATAAACAGACACAGCAGCTTATATTCTGCGGCAGTCAGATCAAGCAATGCCCCATTTTTGAAAACCTGTCCCTGTAGCAAAAGAACTTTAATACCATTCGATTGTAATTCTGTATCTATTGCCTGAAAAGAATTTGCCCGGCGAAGCAGAGCGTTGATTCTTGAAATGAGAACGCCCAATTTGAAAGGTTTCGTGATATAGTCATCTCCGCCAATATCCAACCCCATAATGATACTTGTTTCTTCATCTGAAGCAGTAAGAAAGATGATAGGTACCTTTGATGCAAGTCGTACCTTCTTACAAAATTCAAATCCTGAGCCATCCGGCAATGATACATCCAACACCAGCAAGTCATATTTTCCATCTGCCCATAGTTCATATGCTTCTCCTAGCGTTCTGGCGATGCAGGTGTCAAATCCCTGCTTTTTGAAAGCAAATGAAAGACCATTTATAAGACTCAGGTCA includes the following:
- a CDS encoding ABC transporter ATP-binding protein, which produces MNLLEVKNISKTYGSGETAVKALKDVSFSVPKGEYIAIVGESGSGKSTLLNMIGALDTPTSGKVLIDGKDIFSMNDRKLTVFRRRNIGFIFQAFNLIPELTVEQNMVFPLLLDYQKPDKRYLEELLTVLNLKERRNHLPSQLSGGQQQRVAIGRALITRPFLILADEPTGNLDSQNSSEVIALLKETSKKYEQTIIMITHNRSIAQTADRVLQVSDGTLTDFGRCRE
- a CDS encoding sensor histidine kinase; this encodes MKIFANKEIKKLFLTVSVIWVASLLLTQGFLWLCYQRFSLFLLLVFVLAGGAILAVCCSYFKKQNQVLEQAVSQLHEYLDGDYNARIECDDEGELYRLFHTVNSLAAVLNAHADNELREKEFLKNTISDISHQLKTPLAALNIYNGLLKDGDMELSAVKEFADLSEQELDRIETLVQNLLKITKLDAGAIVLEKTTENVADMMRDIELHFAYRARREKKKIILSGSDHLSLFCDRDWLSEAIDNIVKNAFDHTESGATIRIAWKALPSGVQIVIKDNGCGIHPEDIHHIFKRFYRSRFSKDKQGIGLGLPLAKAIVEAHNGTIEVDSELGIGTTFTMNFLIPTKL
- a CDS encoding response regulator transcription factor, which produces MSKIFLLEDDLSLINGLSFAFKKQGFDTCIARTLGEAYELWADGKYDLLVLDVSLPDGSGFEFCKKVRLASKVPIIFLTASDEETSIIMGLDIGGDDYITKPFKLGVLISRINALLRRANSFQAIDTELQSNGIKVLLLQGQVFKNGALLDLTAAEYKLLCLFMRNPNMVLTKEQILDKLWDCDGNYIDSSTLTVYMRRLRIKIEDNPSEPQMLLTVRGMGYKWNVIG